Proteins encoded within one genomic window of Calditrichota bacterium:
- a CDS encoding sugar transferase, with protein MSNRATSDYETVRPPVWSRSYWLAKRAFDLTAALMALIVLSPLIAILAVMVRVKLGSPVIFSQIRPGQFERTFTLHKYRTMTNATDSEGRPLPDADRLTPFGRFLRKTSLDELPELWNVVKGQMSLVGPRPLLVEYLPYYTERERIRFQVPPGITGISQISGRNLLNWDDRLELDVQYIERASYLTDLKVLFSTVGAVLFSRGVATDSRQVEPSLATFRSGLKQEISFS; from the coding sequence ATGAGCAACCGGGCGACAAGCGACTATGAAACCGTCCGCCCCCCCGTCTGGAGCCGATCCTATTGGCTCGCCAAGCGGGCTTTCGACCTGACGGCTGCGCTGATGGCGCTGATTGTCCTGTCGCCGCTGATCGCCATCCTCGCGGTAATGGTAAGGGTCAAACTCGGCTCACCTGTCATCTTCAGTCAAATACGTCCAGGACAGTTCGAAAGGACTTTCACGCTTCATAAGTATCGCACGATGACCAATGCGACCGACAGTGAAGGACGTCCGCTGCCCGACGCCGACCGCCTCACCCCTTTCGGGCGCTTCCTCAGAAAGACCAGTCTTGATGAGTTGCCCGAATTGTGGAATGTCGTGAAGGGCCAGATGAGCCTCGTCGGGCCCAGGCCGCTGCTGGTCGAATATCTACCCTACTATACCGAACGCGAGCGCATCCGGTTTCAAGTGCCTCCCGGCATCACCGGGATTTCCCAGATCTCAGGCCGAAACCTCCTAAACTGGGACGACCGGCTCGAACTCGACGTGCAATATATCGAGCGAGCGTCTTACCTCACCGACCTCAAGGTGCTCTTTAGCACGGTTGGCGCTGTCCTCTTCAGCCGCGGCGTGGCGACCGATTCCCGCCAGGTTGAACCTTCACTCGCAACCTTCCGGTCCGGATTGAAGCAGGAAATCAGTTTCTCATGA
- a CDS encoding NAD-dependent epimerase/dehydratase family protein yields the protein MPSAKNNRILVTGGSGFLGSYLVKALVDRGDLVRILDNNFRGSASKLGHYMEQVEFVEADIRDAGSVKAAIEGIDTVCHLAFINGTRYFYEQPELVLSVGLIGTLNVLEACKEAGVANYIFASSSEVYQTPPYVPTDERVPMSIPDPTNPRYSYGGSKLIGEILSFNFGRGRFRTVVFRPHNVYGPDMGYEHVIPELAVKISRLLQDYPTGEIPLPIQGDGRETRAFCHVRDFTDGLLRVIDKGEDQNVYHIGVDNEVSILQLVLQIGRALGRDIRVIPGEIRPGGTPRRCPDITKLRGLGYNPVVSLEQGVTETVQWYLKAMAG from the coding sequence ATGCCCTCGGCAAAAAATAATCGCATTCTCGTTACCGGGGGCTCGGGCTTTCTCGGCTCTTATCTCGTCAAGGCTTTGGTCGATCGCGGTGACCTCGTTCGGATTCTGGACAACAACTTCCGTGGCTCCGCATCGAAGTTGGGGCACTATATGGAACAAGTCGAGTTCGTCGAAGCGGATATTCGGGATGCAGGGAGCGTCAAAGCCGCAATAGAGGGGATCGATACAGTTTGTCACCTTGCCTTCATCAACGGGACGCGCTATTTCTATGAACAGCCGGAACTGGTCCTTTCGGTTGGGCTTATTGGCACACTGAATGTGCTGGAGGCTTGTAAGGAGGCTGGTGTCGCCAACTACATATTTGCTTCGAGTTCGGAGGTCTATCAGACACCGCCTTATGTCCCCACCGATGAAAGAGTGCCGATGTCCATCCCCGATCCGACTAATCCGCGCTATTCTTATGGTGGATCGAAACTCATCGGCGAAATTCTATCCTTCAATTTCGGCCGGGGACGATTCCGAACTGTTGTCTTCAGGCCGCACAATGTTTACGGTCCGGATATGGGCTACGAGCATGTCATACCCGAACTTGCGGTCAAGATATCCCGGTTACTCCAAGACTATCCAACCGGCGAAATCCCTTTGCCTATTCAAGGAGACGGAAGAGAGACTCGTGCTTTCTGCCATGTGCGCGACTTTACCGATGGCCTCTTGCGCGTGATCGACAAGGGTGAAGACCAGAATGTTTATCACATCGGTGTGGATAACGAAGTCAGCATTCTCCAACTGGTATTGCAGATTGGCAGGGCGCTGGGACGTGACATCCGCGTCATCCCCGGCGAGATTCGCCCCGGTGGCACTCCCCGCCGCTGTCCCGACATCACCAAACTTCGTGGGCTTGGCTACAATCCGGTTGTGTCGCTTGAGCAGGGCGTTACGGAGACAGTGCAGTGGTATCTAAAGGCGATGGCTGGATGA